Within the Malus sylvestris chromosome 4, drMalSylv7.2, whole genome shotgun sequence genome, the region TAACTGCATGGCGAGCCAACTTTGCAAACGTATCCACCGACTTGAAAATCTGCGCGCTTCGATCACCTTCTTCCATCAGTGCTCTTACCATCTTCTCCACCGTAGACCTATCACACGTGTCCTTCATATCGAGCCCGATCTTCCAACCCTCACCAACCCATCTACTATTCACTGGTTGGTCTGCTATTTGAGGCCAACAAAGCATTGGAACTCCCGCCCAAATGCCCTCAATCGTCGAGTTCCAGCCGCTATGGGTCAAAAACCCTCCGATAGCTTTGTGGGCCAATACCTCTTCTTGTGGAACCCACTCCGCTATAAACCCCTTTTCTTTAGTACCAACCTCTAACTTTACCGAAGTTGCATGCGCTTCTTGCTCATTCCAAAGCATATCCGGCCGTATTACCCACAAAAAGGGTTTGCCACTGTCGATTAGACCGTGCCAAAACTCAAGTAACTGGACACGTGTTAGCTTTACCAAACTCCCAAAGCTGACGAAAATAACGGACCGCAATTGTTGGGAGTCAAGCCAAGTCATGCAACGTCGGTCTTGGTGGCGCAAGGAGGAAGCGGAGGATGATAGATCGTCTCCTATGCGAGATTTGAGAAGAGCATGGAAAGGGCCTAaggtgtaaattttgggaaagCGAGTGGCGATGTGGGAGAGTATTGGGGACTCGAGGTCATCGAAGGTGTTGAGTATGAGAGCAGAAACTCGAGTAATGGCCTCAAACTCTTCCACGAAAAATTTAAAAGTTGGATGGTCGATTGGCATTTTGCAAAAACTCGGTAGATCTCGACGTCTCAAAAGACTTTCCATCCCCGGAATATCCCTAATCGGCTGATCCATGTCCTCATCTGTTGTAACATGACAAGCATATATCGTGTTCAGCAAAAACTGGTACTGTAGTAGCAAGAATACAAAATACATCTGAACTAGTGAAAACCAGTTTCAcatatttgttctaagagaaaATGATCTTAGCATTTAGCAGAAAACTAGTTTACGACAATATTGtcaaactaattaaaaaaaggataaactaGATTACCatccctcatttttctttctcattaattgaaactttttttttttcatttttgatcaaggtcccttgacttTTCTCCATGTCATTACtagaattttaaattatttacaaGTCATTGTAAgtcaatttaaaaatgaaaaacttattaatcatttccaaatatatatttttagtatttttttttcttcatatatttctatttataatttatacccttttttaaatttgtaccaatattctttttagttttaatttgtacccataattttgaattttaatatgtaCGCATAATTTGTAcccacatatatttttttttgtgaatgtacccatgctaattatatgtatttattttatgttttaaaatacaTCAATAGTTATTtcttaaaatatattaataattacgtgggtacattatttttttgttagaactatgtgaagaacaatattactctattattgatttttaagtaattgttatattgtaaaaatattatttgaatttgtttaaatttcataatttgtgggatacTTAATGCATAAATGTAGGAGTTAAATCCCTTAAATAATGTTAGGGACGTCGATCAAactatttaaacaaataaaggTTCATTCTAACAATTAGGTTAATTAGggaccaaaacaaaaataacccatgaaaaaataataattcctGGCCTGTGCCTAAATTAGTATACTTCCTACccaattttattttctgttaAAGGTGTATCCTATTTAGCttagttcaaatttttttttacctcaCAGTTTAGGTTTCGCTTACATACAAATTAAGAAAGTGACGTGTAAATCATAACATTgaggaaaaatacaaaaaatgaaagaaaagagtCACCATGAGAATTTTCTGAAAGGATACATATAAATCagaattttttgaaattaaagTTTTATAAGGAACGAAAAGAACGGGAAGAAGAGTGACAGTGATCACCTTGGAAGGGAAGCTGGCCTTGTTGAATGAGGTCGGGAATGCATGTATAACACCAGAAGCTGCAAGCGCTTGTTGTGCGAAGGGCAAATATGGGAATTCCCACCTCCTCAGCCACATCAATTGCAAAGCACATAAATATCCCATCTATTACCATACAACGCAAAGGAGGAAGCCGCCGGCGAGTAGAGCCATCATTAGACGTCTCGTCGTCTTTTTTGGTTAGGGAGATGAGCAGTTCGCGCAGAAACGGCTTAATTGTGGACCTAAGCGACGCACCCACTTCGTGTAGGGCAGAAAATTTGCGTCCGTGGTCCGGTGGGAAGCCGTCAGGGATAGACTCGAAGTGGAGGGTTGGGAAGCGGGCAGAGAGGGCGTCGCGCTGGGTGAAGAGACTGTGGCTGTGCTTGGTGATGAGGAAGGTGACATGGATGCCAGCGTGGCAGAGCAGCTGTGCCAAACTTAGCATGGGAGTGAAGTGCCCTTGTGATGGTAAGGGCAGCAATACTACGTgtgaattttgttgttgttgctccATATCCACATACATCTACCCACGACCCATTCTCGGTATGTTTGTCCGGTTCAGAAAATTTGGTGCATGCAAAGTGCAGAGCTTCTCTGAATCTTAATTATAGGCCTATTGATAGTGAGACAGGAAGAAGCACGATATTCATTAGCAATATCGAAAATATGTACAAGAGGATAGGTTGCATTATCAAGTGGTTTCATTTAAATTTTGTTGGTGATTCAATCTGGTCAAAGGAAAAAAGAATGCCGGCACAAATATTACAACATATGACTAATTCTTTAGAAAGAGATCGACAATAATATTTGGAGGTTCTTCAAACCAAATTATATCTTGTGCCGTTGTCTATTCACTCCGTGCTAGTCTATGCGCAATACAGCGCCCGTATAGCACCTAAGTTACCGTGCAAGTATTTAACTATAACCTTTCAAAACTTGGCCATGAAGGACCGAGCACCATTAAGAACAAGTCCAAGCAATGAAGAGTTAGGCTATTGGCTGATTAtttaaaaacagaaaaagaaggaTTTGTAAGTGCCTCTTTGACTAAATGTTTGCATGAGGTTTTGATCAATTAATCTCAAGAAAGTTGGATCAATTAatctgaagaaagttgaggttctatcataaaaccaattggtaatatgtTTGCATGAGGTTTTAGATCAatctgaagaaagttgaggtttcatcataaaaccaattggtaatatagGAAATAGCCCAATTTCTTATAAGCCCATACAAGATCCATCATTCCATCAATGtgagactcattctcaacacaaTCCACTTCCTTCAAATGAGACAATTTCAATTATAAGAAGACATTTTCTTTAACCCAACCTTCCAAtgcaacaagaaacaaaaacaagcaaTCTAGCACGATTAAAATGTAGGAATAAAATATTTCCCTTTGCATTACAATCATTAATCGCTAATATAAGAAACTAAAATAAATGTAGTTGCttgaactcaaaaaaaaaaaaaaaaaaaggaactctTACCCTGCAAAAACGCATAAGGTTACAGGTATACCCTATGAAGATGAAGAGAGATGAAGGTTCagaaatgaagagagagagagagagagagagagagagagagagagtacagaGAAAACAGAGAAAGTTTTAGTTAGAGAAAGTAATGGTCTGTATTTCATTGATCTCTAATGAGCTAAGATTACACTTATATAGTCGGTACATCTCTTGCTCACAAAGGAATTCTGTTTTTGGCAGCTAACGATTTTAACATTTGTTATAACAACAACAGCAATTCTAACAGCTCTAGTATTTAATCTCGACTGACACTTGGCAGCTAACAATTCTAACAACACTTGTTACAACAACTAGCAGCAATTCTAACAGACAAGAAATCTGCTGTCCCCAAACTTGTCTCGTCTCTTTCTAATATTTTGACAATTTTAAACGTGACATCGTTAGATTGAGAGTTAAATAAAAGGACGCTTGTCGAAAAATTAGAAAGAGACATGGACAGAGACACAAATTTGAGAACAACAGATCCGTGGCCATTGTAACAGCTCTAGTCTTTTAATCGACTGATACTTGGCAGCCTTAGAACGGTTGATATACACATACATCAAATATTCTTTTTTTGGTTGTTTCGAATTCACAGGTGTACATGTAGTATGTACTCACGCATTACACCTTTACGGCTAGGCTATCCCAATGCCttatacatcaaacaatttacaaataaatttgtaaattagtaCATTAAAAACAAACGAACCAATACAAGTACGTGTGGTTGCTGTTGTTGCTTCTCCATCTTTATATCCCAAAAATGATCGAGAAGCTCTTTGCCCGATGTCCCGGGTTGCTCTATGTTGTAAACTGTCGTTGTCGGATCACTAAGGCTGACTTTCGTCCATGCTAGACGGGTGGGTCATGTAGTCAAGCTCCCATATGCCTTTACCCAGCAGTCTTTACCGTAAGGAAGCAAATGCAATATAGATATTAATGTGTTATATTGATAGACTTGAAGAGATTGGCTTCATATTGCCCGACTCAAATCTAAACTCAATACAAAAGTATTGAATCAGATTTTTCCAGTTGCCATGCTCATTTTTGCTTAAAACTGAACCGGAACGAACAAAACTGAACTTGTTAGTTGATTTGATTTTTAGTTGCTAATTAACCAAGCTTAATGGGAGCATGCTCGCGTAGTGTTGATAAAACTAAagtgaataattttttgtt harbors:
- the LOC126617821 gene encoding 7-deoxyloganetic acid glucosyltransferase-like; translated protein: MYVDMEQQQQNSHVVLLPLPSQGHFTPMLSLAQLLCHAGIHVTFLITKHSHSLFTQRDALSARFPTLHFESIPDGFPPDHGRKFSALHEVGASLRSTIKPFLRELLISLTKKDDETSNDGSTRRRLPPLRCMVIDGIFMCFAIDVAEEVGIPIFALRTTSACSFWCYTCIPDLIQQGQLPFQDEDMDQPIRDIPGMESLLRRRDLPSFCKMPIDHPTFKFFVEEFEAITRVSALILNTFDDLESPILSHIATRFPKIYTLGPFHALLKSRIGDDLSSSASSLRHQDRRCMTWLDSQQLRSVIFVSFGSLVKLTRVQLLEFWHGLIDSGKPFLWVIRPDMLWNEQEAHATSVKLEVGTKEKGFIAEWVPQEEVLAHKAIGGFLTHSGWNSTIEGIWAGVPMLCWPQIADQPVNSRWVGEGWKIGLDMKDTCDRSTVEKMVRALMEEGDRSAQIFKSVDTFAKLARHAVNEDGSSYKNLEKLIEDVKKL